In Accipiter gentilis chromosome 18, bAccGen1.1, whole genome shotgun sequence, the following are encoded in one genomic region:
- the C18H22orf23 gene encoding UPF0193 protein EVG1, producing the protein FRSPGRHRKRRYRGDAAPFRSLPGRRFVAVETSERRGVTAAPVTAAAVAGPGGGGGGPARYSPATRELLRAMMEESKLTPFQRRYLMDRVKRGDTLPLQCHPTSSKEPAPVAPTFFPPVCQPCRLSAKPHLRPAEVCQAGDAYTREKFKPRARRDLEKEKQRLQNILATGKDVVEHKVKQIQGQTKEEEIPEPDRFEELVNEIQERREFLAEMEALGQGKKYQTIVLTEISQKMREMEIIDKKRSEEMKEIMTKDFPGGNKSDPED; encoded by the exons TTCCGGTCGCCGGGACGCCACCGGAAGCGCCGTTACCGGGGCGACGCTGCTCCGTTCCGTTCCCTTCCGGGTCGCCGCTTCGTCGCTGTGGAGACGTCGGAGCGCCGCGGCGTGACGGCAGCGCCCGTGACAGcagcggcggtggcggggccggggggaggcggcggcgggccaGCCCGGTACAGCCCGGCGACCCGGGAGCTGCTGAGAG CGATGATGGAGGAATCGAAGCTGACGCCTTTCCAGAGGCGATACCTGATGGACCGCGTGAAAC GAGGAGACACCCTGCCCCTCCAGTGTCACCCCACATCCAGCAAAGAGCCAGCGCCTGTAGCGCCTACTTTCTTCCCACCAGTTTGTCAGCCATGCAGGCTTTCGGCGAAACCGCATCTCCGACCTGCCGAGGTTTGCCAGGCAGGAGATGCCTACACCCGAGAGAAATTCAAGCCGCGGGCGAGGC GAGatttggaaaaggagaagcaaaggCTCCAAAACATCTTAGCGACAGGGAAGGATGTGGTGGAGCACAAGGTGAAGCAGATCCAGGGTCAGAcaaaggaagaggagataccTGAGCCTGACCGGTTTGAAGAAT TGGTGAATGAAATTCAGGAGAGGAGGGAATTCCTGGCAGAGATGGAAGCTCTAGGACAGGGCAAGAAGTATCAAACGATTGTCCTCACTGAAATCTCACAG AAAATGCGTGAGATGGAGATCATTGACAAGAAGAGAAGTGAGGAAATGAAAGAGATCATGACAAAAGACTTCCCTGGTGGGAACAAATCCGATCCCGAGGACTAG
- the SOX10 gene encoding transcription factor SOX-10, giving the protein MADDQDLSEVEMSPVGSEDHHCLSPGPSMASDNSPHLTGSGNGEMGKVKKEQQDSEADDDKFPVCIREAVSQVLSGYDWTLVPMPVRVNGSNKSKPHVKRPMNAFMVWAQAARRKLADQYPHLHNAELSKTLGKLWRLLNESDKRPFIEEAERLRMQHKKDHPDYKYQPRRRKNGKATQGEGEGQVEGEAGGAAAIQAHYKNAHLDHRHPGEGSPMSDGHPEHSSGQSHGPPTPPTTPKTELQASKADSKRDGRSLGEGGKPHIDFGNVDIGEISHEVMSNMETFDVNEFDQYLPPNGHAGHPGHVGGYAAAAAAGYGLGSALAAASGHSAWISKQHGVSLSSATSSVVDSKAQVKTEGSAPGGHYTDQPSTSQIAYTSLSLPHYGSAFPSISRPQFDYPDHQPSGPYYSHSTQASGLYSAFSYMGPSQRPLYTAISDPAPSVPQSHSPTHWEQPVYTTLSRP; this is encoded by the exons ATGGCTGACGACCAAGACCTTTCTGAGGTGGAGATGAGCCCGGTGGGCTCTGAAGACCACCACTGCCTCTCGCCAGGACCCTCTATGGCATCGGACAACTCCCCGCACCTCACCGGCTCCGGGAATGGGGAGATGGGGAAGGTCAAGAAGGAACAGCAAGACTCGGAGGCTGACGACGACAAGTTCCCGGTGTGCATCCGTGAGGCCGTCAGCCAGGTGCTGAGCGGCTACGACTGGACCCTGGTACCCATGCCCGTCCGGGTCAATGGAAGTAACAAGAGCAAACCCCACGTCAAGCGGCCCATGAACGCCTTCATGGTCTGGGCACAGGCTGCCCGGAGGAAACTGGCTGACCAGTACCCACACCTCCACAACGCCGAGCTCAGTAAGACCTTGGGGAAGCTCTGGAG GCTGTTGAACGAAAGCGACAAGCGCCCCTTTATCGAAGAGGCGGAGCGGCTGAGGATGCAGCACAAGAAGGACCATCCCGATTACAAGTACCAGCCCCGCCGGCGGAAAAACGGCAAGGCCACGCAGGGCGAGGGCGAAGGCCAGGTGGAGGGGGAGGCTGGTGGGGCTGCCGCCATCCAAGCCCACTACAAGAATGCCCACCTGGATCACAGGCATCCCGGCGAAGGGTCGCCCATGTCCGACGGTCATCCGGAACACTCCTCAG GTCAGAGCCACGGGCCCCCCACACCTCCTACCACCCCTAAGACCGAGCTGCAGGCAAGCAAAGCCGACTCCAAGCGAGACGGGCGTTCcttgggggaagggggaaagccaCACATTGACTTTGGCAACGTGGACATCGGGGAGATCAGCCACGAAGTGATGTCCAACATGGAAACCTTTGACGTCAATGAATTCGACCAATACCTGCCGCCCAACGGACACGCCGGCCACCCAGGCCATGTTGGGGGCTATGCGGCGGCGGCAGCTGCTGGCTACGGCCTCGGGAGCGCCCTGGCTGCGGCCAGCGGACACTCTGCCTGGATCTCCAAGCAGCACGGAGTCTCCTTGTCCAGCGCCACCTCATCGGTGGTAGACTCCAAGGCCCAGGTGAAAACAGAGGGGTCCGCCCCTGGAGGTCATTACACCGACCAGCCCTCCACCTCCCAGATAGCGTACACGTCCCTGAGTCTGCCCCACTACGGTTCGGCCTTCCCCTCCATCTCCAGGCCACAGTTTGACTACCCGGACCACCAGCCCTCGGGACCCTACTACAGCCATTCCACCCAAGCCTCCGGCCTCTACTCTGCCTTCTCCTATATGGGACCTTCCCAACGTCCCCTTTACACTGCCATCTCTGACCCTGCACCCTCTGTGCCACAGTCCCACAGCCCCACACATTGGGAACAGCCCGTGTATACGACTCTCTCCAGACCGTAG
- the POLR2F gene encoding DNA-directed RNA polymerases I, II, and III subunit RPABC2 gives MSDNEDNFDGDDFDDVEEDEGLEDLENAEEEGQENVEILPSGERQQANQKRITTPYMTKYERARVLGTRALQIAMCAPVMVELEGETDPLLIAMKELKARKIPIIIRRYLPDGSYEDWGVDELIITD, from the exons ATGTCTGACAACGAGGACAA CTTTGACGGGGACGACTTCGATGATGTGGAGGAGGATGAAGGCCTGGAGGACCTGGAGAACGCGGAGGAG GAGGGGCAGGAGAACGTGGAAATCCTTCCCTCGGGAGAGCGGCAGCAGGCGAACCAGAAGCGGATCACTACCCCCTACATGACCAAATACGAGCGAGCCAGAGTCCTGGGCACTCGCGCCCTCCAGATAGC GATGTGTGCCCCTGTGATGGTGGAGTTGGAAGGAGAGACTGACCCCTTGCTGATTGCCATGAAAGAACTCAA AGCACGCAAGATCCCCATAATCATCCGTCGTTACCTACCAGATGGGAGCTATGAAGACTGGGGTGTGGATGAGTTAATTATCACAGACTGA